From Echinicola soli, a single genomic window includes:
- a CDS encoding RagB/SusD family nutrient uptake outer membrane protein: MKYLNKKYWIGLAVLTLSACNIDRSPYDSITSDDLTNSETSAQSVTLGNYSRMKGWSDNWHRLFEYPSDNVALSGTTTDPLFFTYNYQRIPNGSRAAGFWRSSYQIIVGTNKVIEAVEEGKSDADDQLLAENYYIRALMHYQLVNIFGRPYVQGRDNEGVPLKLDGDPERIPVRSTVGEVYDQVASDLLRAASLFTADKSNVYATKEAAWALLSRLYLYMEDNTKAIEYADMVINSGKFSLVATERLADYTKLAPESNSETIFAIKFIPDADYASNGWYTVGSLYANIQGTGWGEMYASRRYLEMVREYPEDQRYNFIKPVVVDESITWALYVDDSYSYKWKEVTASGEDYVYTEDGQQKMLERESDGHGGYHYFIQTAQGRKRVLIDNKLDVRNGFPKYYVLKCSGQEDQVHLWSPVISRLAEMYLNRAEANAKSGNDAMALEDVNLIRSRAGIPDVGLHTMANLGDKSVLDVVLEERQLELAYEGHRKMDVFRNGRTMNREYPGTHLSGNSPIYTIPANDNAVVEYLPEGQLLIHDGLTQNP, from the coding sequence ATGAAATACCTAAATAAGAAATATTGGATTGGGTTGGCGGTGCTCACCCTGTCCGCTTGTAATATAGATAGAAGTCCTTACGATTCCATTACTTCCGATGACTTGACCAATTCAGAAACCAGTGCCCAGTCGGTGACATTGGGGAATTATAGCCGAATGAAAGGATGGAGTGATAATTGGCACCGCCTTTTTGAATACCCTTCCGATAATGTGGCCCTTAGTGGCACCACTACAGACCCGCTGTTTTTTACCTATAATTACCAGCGGATTCCAAATGGATCCCGGGCTGCCGGCTTCTGGAGAAGTTCTTACCAGATCATCGTAGGTACTAATAAGGTGATCGAGGCGGTAGAGGAAGGGAAGTCTGATGCCGATGATCAGTTATTGGCAGAAAACTATTATATCCGTGCATTGATGCACTACCAGCTAGTGAATATTTTTGGACGGCCTTATGTACAGGGAAGGGACAATGAAGGCGTGCCTTTAAAGCTGGATGGTGATCCTGAGCGCATTCCTGTAAGATCTACTGTAGGCGAGGTCTATGATCAGGTAGCATCAGACTTGCTACGGGCTGCCTCGCTCTTTACCGCAGATAAGTCCAATGTATATGCTACAAAGGAGGCCGCTTGGGCATTGCTTTCAAGACTATATCTGTACATGGAAGACAATACCAAGGCCATCGAATATGCCGATATGGTGATCAATTCAGGGAAATTCAGTTTGGTAGCTACTGAGCGGTTGGCGGACTATACCAAGCTTGCTCCTGAGTCAAACTCAGAGACCATCTTTGCGATCAAGTTTATCCCTGATGCTGATTATGCCAGCAACGGCTGGTACACAGTAGGCTCATTATATGCCAATATCCAAGGTACTGGCTGGGGAGAAATGTATGCTTCCAGAAGGTATTTGGAAATGGTCAGGGAATACCCGGAAGATCAACGGTACAACTTTATCAAGCCAGTAGTGGTGGATGAAAGCATCACTTGGGCATTATATGTGGATGATAGCTATTCTTACAAATGGAAAGAGGTAACAGCCTCAGGGGAAGATTATGTGTACACAGAAGACGGTCAGCAGAAGATGCTGGAAAGGGAAAGTGACGGCCATGGAGGGTACCACTATTTCATCCAGACAGCGCAAGGGCGCAAGCGAGTCCTGATCGACAATAAACTGGATGTACGGAACGGCTTTCCTAAGTACTATGTGCTTAAGTGCTCTGGCCAGGAGGATCAGGTACATCTGTGGTCACCTGTAATATCAAGATTGGCAGAGATGTACCTGAATAGGGCCGAAGCCAATGCAAAATCAGGAAATGATGCGATGGCGTTGGAGGATGTAAACCTTATCCGATCCAGGGCAGGCATTCCGGATGTTGGGCTGCATACTATGGCAAATCTGGGAGATAAGTCTGTATTGGATGTAGTGTTGGAGGAGCGTCAGCTCGAACTGGCCTATGAAGGGCACAGAAAGATGGATGTATTCAGAAACGGTAGAACGATGAACAGAGAGTATCCGGGTACCCACTTATCCGGCAACAGCCCAATCTATACCATTCCAGCCAATGATAATGCAGTGGTGGAATACTTGCCTGAAGGACAATTGCTCATCCATGATGGACTGACGCAGAATCCTTGA